One genomic window of Pecten maximus chromosome 3, xPecMax1.1, whole genome shotgun sequence includes the following:
- the LOC117323637 gene encoding NF-kappa-B inhibitor cactus-like, whose protein sequence is MSSDLECNDIELDCEQDDLVTDCAPHTGPFLLDIGVRPHIDFSLKKGHVYSEHFDSGIGESLKSQDFVTKQLQDLHISSVENVAFCEVNDLQRTENVTPQNEYSPANQVDIVYAQDAEGDTQLHLAIIQNIYQLCSYFINIVPHYNFLNIQNDMMQTVLHLAVMTKMPSIVRRLIVAGADVTFRDHRGDTPLHIASRCGDQESVRELLEPVSYQETLQNSYKIPYQKIPQNLELRNYNGQTCLHVAAEGSYLEVLHLLLSKGSDINTMDGKSGRTVLHYAAETNNKPLLEFLLQNYRVKVDARTYGGQTPLMLAQGRGHNSVVQRLMQAGARFQLPREDSDSDDDMDESNR, encoded by the exons ATGTCAAGTGATTTAGAATGCAACGATATTGAGTTAGATTGTGAACAAGATGACCTGGTTACTGATTGTGCACCGCACACTGGACCTTTTCTTCTTGACATTGGAGTTAGGCCTCACATCGACTTTTCTCTAAAGAAAGGGCATGTTTATTCTGAACACTTTGACTCGGGCATTGGCGAAAGCTTGAAAAGTCAGGACTTTGTTACAAAACAGCTACAAGATTTGCACATTTCTTCTGTTGAAAATGTTGCGTTTTGTGAGGTGAACGATTTACAGAGGACTGAAAACGTGACCCCCCAAAATGAATATTCCCCTGCTAACCAAGTGGATATAGTGTACGCGCAGGATGCAGAAGGAGACAC gcAGCTTCACTTGGCTATTATCCAGAACATATATCAACTTTGCTCATACTTTATCAACATTGTTCCCCATTATAATTTCCTGAACATACAAAATGATATGATGCAAACAGTTCTGCACCTGGCTGTGATGACCAAAATGCCTTCAATTGTGAGACGCCTGATTGTGGCAGGAGCAGATGTGACTTTTCGAGATCACAGAGGCGATACTCCCTTGCACATTGCATCCAGATGTGGAGATCAAGAGAGTGTCCGAGAGCTCTTAGAACCAGTATCCTATCAAGAAACCCTCCAAAATTCATACAAGATCCCATACCAAAAAATTCCACAAAATTTGGAATTAAGAAATTACAATGGCCAGACGTGTCTACATGTAGCAGCAGAGGGTTCATATTTAGAGGTGTTGCATCTCTTGTTGTCCAAAGGATCCGACATCAACACAATG GATGGAAAAAGTGGAAGGACAGTATTGCATTACGCAGCAGAAACCAATAACAAACCACTCTTGGAGTTCCTCTTACAAAACTACCGAGTAAAAGTTGATGCAAGAACATATGGAGGTCAGACACCTCTGATGCTTGCCCAAGGTCGAGGGCACAATAGCGTTGTCCAGAGGCTGATGCAGGCAGGGGCAAGATTTCAACTCCCACGAGAAGACTCGGATAGTGATGACGATATG gaTGAGTCTAATAGGTAG
- the LOC117322667 gene encoding S-antigen protein-like, with the protein MSLLRRSSVFRKLRAEGSKKVTVLISVCSKLLAPNIIVESKKDETTNDVPSTAGESKKDETANDVPSTVGESKKDETTNDVPSTAGESKKDETANDVTSTVGESKKDETTNDVPSTAGESKKDETANDVTSTVGESKKDETTNDVPSTAGESKKDETANDVTSTVGESKKDETTNDVPSTAGESKKDETANDVTSTVGESKKDETTNDVPSTAGESKKDETANDVTSTVGESKKDETTNDVPSTARESKKDETANDVTSTAGESKKDETTNDVPSTAGESKKDETANDVTSTIYES; encoded by the exons ATGTCCCTCCTCCGTAGATCCAGTGTTTTCAGAAAGCTGCGGGCTGAAGGTTCCAAGAAAGTG ACCGTTTTGATTTCCGTGTGTTCTAAACTTTTGGCTCCTAACATAATTGtcgagtccaagaaggacgagACAACtaatgatgtccctagcaccGCTGGagagtccaagaaggacgaaacagctaatgatgtccctagcaccGTTGGagagtccaagaaggacgagACAACtaatgatgtccctagcaccGCTGGagagtccaagaaggacgaaacagccaATGATGTCACTAGCACCGTTGGagagtccaagaaggacgagACAACtaatgatgtccctagcaccGCTGGagagtccaagaaggacgaaacagccaATGATGTCACTAGCACCGTTGGagagtccaagaaggacgagACAACtaatgatgtccctagcaccGCTGGagagtccaagaaggacgaaacagccaATGATGTCACTAGCACCGTTGGagagtccaagaaggacgagACAACtaatgatgtccctagcaccGCTGGagagtccaagaaggacgaaacagccaATGATGTCACTAGCACCGTTGGagagtccaagaaggacgagACAACtaatgatgtccctagcaccGCTGGagagtccaagaaggacgaaacagccaATGATGTCACTAGCACCGTTGGAGAGTCAAAGAAGGACGAGACAACtaatgatgtccctagcaccGCTCGagagtccaagaaggacgaaacagccaATGATGTCACTAGCACCGCTGGagagtccaagaaggacgagACAACtaatgatgtccctagcaccGCTGGagagtccaagaaggacgaaacagccaATGATGTCACTAGCACCATTTACGAGTCCTAG